The Penicillium oxalicum strain HP7-1 chromosome IV, whole genome shotgun sequence genome contains a region encoding:
- a CDS encoding Chromatin modification-related protein eaf3 yields MPAMYSKDEKVLCFHHDILYDAKILEVRHKDAADKKSVLEYLVHYKGWKNTWDDWVLEDRLRKATEENRELAANLRREVEAAARQKNAKPTAKKRAMSDRSSVRDSEERGNSVPGRASKRARGETDIEKLWSGLKGFFRRAHNSMSSGPLTRLAVSREIAANEDLSHLEQEETFHSRPSIRIVIPDNLKALLVDDWERVTKNGAVVSLPAPKPVRQVLQDWRDEEAPKRVESRIDIDVLDEVIMGILEYFDTMLDKLLLYRYERPQYRLLREKYVENEDKTPVDVYGAEHLIRLFSLLPELLAQTNMDLQATQRLREELSKFSLWLSKNSEKYFRTEYISAEDAVVEKSVKAAR; encoded by the exons ATGCCTGCCATGTATagcaaggatgaaaaggtTCTGTGTTTCCACCACGACATTCTCTACGATGCCAAGATCCTGGAGGTTCGTCACAAGGATGCGGCCGATAAGAAGAGTGTACTCGAGTACCTGGTTCACTATAAAGGGTGGAAAAATAC CTGGGATGACTGGGTTCTCGAGGATCGCCTCCGAAAGGCAACGGAGGAGAATCGCGAGCTAGCTGCCAACTTACGTCGTGAGGTCGAGGCGGCGGCTCGCCAGAAGAATGCAAAGCCCACGGCCAAGAAGCGCGCCATGTCGGATCGCAGCTCAGTGCGTGACAGTGAGGAGCGTGGCAATTCTGTGCCTGGCCGCGCGAGCAAGCGGGCTCGTGGAGAGACTGACATTGAAAAG CTTTGGTCTGGTCTGAAAGGCTTTTTTCGCCGCGCTCATAATTCCATGAGCTCCGGTCCTCTTACCAGACTTGCTGTGTCTCGTGAAATTGCCGCTAACGAGGACCTGTCCCACCTTGAACAGGAAGAAACATTCCACTCGCGTCCATCTATTCGTATCGTGATTCCCGATAATTTGAAAGCGTTGCTCGTCGACGACTGGGAACGCGTTACCAAGAATGGTGCTGTCGTTTCCCTTCCTGCTCCCAAGCCCGTCCGCCAGGTTCTCCAAGATTGGCGAGACGAGGAGGCCCCAAAGCGTGTCGAAAGTCGAATCGACATTGACGTCTTGGACGAGGTAATTATGGGTATTCTTGAATACTTCGACACCATGCTCGATAAGCTCCTCCTCTACCGCTACGAGCGGCCACAATACCGCCTCTTGCGCGAGAAATATGTCGAAAACGAGGACAAAACTCCCGTGGACGTGTACGGAGCAGAGCATCTCATCCGCCTCTTTA GTCTTCTTCCCGAGCTGCTCGCTCAGACAAACATGGATCTCCAGGCCACGCAGCGTCTCCGAGAAGAACTGTCCAAGTTTTCTCTATGGTTGTCCAAGAACTCTGAAAAATACTTTCGGACCGAATACATCTCCGCCGAGGACGCTGTTGTGGAAAAGTCTGTCAAGGCCGCTCGCTAA